In Verrucomicrobia bacterium CG1_02_43_26, a single genomic region encodes these proteins:
- a CDS encoding 8-amino-7-oxononanoate synthase — MLSLFKKNKKKILNRFKKDPDTKLRLKYNPYYLSFEKQVGSHVWLDGKEMIMLSSNDYLGLTHHPKIIEAAKRALDKWGTSTTGSRLSNGSRRFHEELEERLAAFLGKEACHVHEAGYLSCMAAATTFVNKGDLVLVDRNVHSSLWSGLGLTRGEIERFGHNNPADLKSILAQESPDRDKIIIMEGVYSMEGHISRLDEFVEVTQGQNCLLVLDDAHGFGVLGHQGRGTVSHFKMEEHVDVICGSLSKAMASTGGFVAADKATIEYFRSHSKQTVFSAAISPAQAACALAAIDVMESEPEHLERLWDNTRYYKKVLDDLNLDYWQSETPAVPIVLGDKAKVYYFWKHLMEKGVFAVIALAPGVPPGKDLVRTSISARHTKEDLEQVAEAVAYAVKRM, encoded by the coding sequence TATTAAACCGTTTTAAAAAAGACCCGGATACTAAATTGCGGCTTAAATATAACCCTTATTATCTTTCTTTTGAAAAGCAGGTGGGCTCCCATGTGTGGCTTGATGGCAAGGAAATGATCATGCTCAGTAGTAACGATTACTTGGGTCTTACGCATCACCCTAAAATTATCGAAGCCGCAAAAAGGGCTTTAGATAAATGGGGAACGAGTACAACAGGCTCTCGCCTTTCCAATGGCTCACGTCGTTTTCACGAAGAGCTCGAAGAGCGGTTGGCCGCATTTTTAGGCAAAGAAGCTTGCCATGTCCACGAAGCCGGCTACCTCTCTTGTATGGCCGCAGCCACAACATTTGTAAATAAGGGTGATCTCGTCCTTGTTGACCGTAATGTCCATTCTTCTCTGTGGTCCGGCTTGGGTCTTACACGCGGCGAAATCGAGCGTTTCGGTCATAATAATCCAGCTGACTTAAAGAGCATTTTAGCCCAAGAGTCACCTGATCGTGACAAAATTATTATCATGGAGGGTGTCTATTCCATGGAGGGGCATATTTCCCGCTTAGATGAGTTTGTCGAGGTCACTCAAGGCCAAAATTGCCTTCTCGTTCTCGATGACGCCCACGGTTTCGGCGTTCTTGGTCACCAGGGTAGGGGAACTGTCAGTCATTTTAAGATGGAAGAGCACGTTGATGTTATTTGCGGTAGCCTCTCCAAGGCCATGGCAAGTACAGGCGGCTTTGTTGCAGCTGATAAAGCAACAATTGAATATTTCCGATCCCATTCCAAGCAAACTGTTTTCAGTGCTGCTATTTCACCAGCTCAAGCAGCTTGCGCGCTTGCCGCTATCGATGTTATGGAGTCCGAACCCGAGCACCTCGAGCGCCTTTGGGATAATACTCGTTATTATAAAAAGGTTTTGGATGATCTTAACCTGGATTACTGGCAAAGTGAAACGCCAGCGGTCCCCATTGTCCTTGGGGACAAAGCCAAGGTTTATTATTTCTGGAAACACTTGATGGAAAAAGGTGTATTTGCCGTAATCGCACTTGCCCCGGGTGTTCCCCCTGGCAAAGATCTTGTGCGCACCTCTATTTCAGCCCGTCACACAAAGGAAGATCTCGAGCAAGTTGCTGAAGCCGTTGCTTATGCGGTTAAGCGTATGTAG